One window of Phoenix dactylifera cultivar Barhee BC4 chromosome 5, palm_55x_up_171113_PBpolish2nd_filt_p, whole genome shotgun sequence genomic DNA carries:
- the LOC103716888 gene encoding growth-regulating factor 10-like: MAEEQNPPPAPPQEEQQQQQQRQRRSLLPPLSKIPRLSSDASGAVTMAAPSPLGLGLRLGLGGGYSRPAFTFMQLQELEHQALIYKYMVAGVPVPLHLVLPIWKSVAASSYGPHHCPSFMGYGSLCLDYRNSMEPEPGRCRRTDGKKWRCSRDVVPDQKYCERHMHRGRNRSRKPVEAGAGAAAAASTATATPAATTLQVEANNNGSNTTTTTTTYLSIAIPSGGGLHLMPTTNSSSSSSGGSNNVSPPRLGFSPTSVLQGGTACKAGPS; the protein is encoded by the exons ATGGCCGAGGAACAGAACCCACCACCAGCACCACCCCAAGaagagcagcagcagcagcagcagcggcaGCGGCGGAGCCTACTCCCACCACTCTCCAAAATCCCTCGCCTTTCATCAGATGCCTCGG GGGCGGTGACGATGGCGGCTCCATCGCCACTGGGGTTGGGGCTGAGACTGGGGCTGGGAGGTGGTTACAGCAGGCCGGCTTTCACATTTATGCAGCTGCAAGAGCTGGAGCACCAGGCGCTCATCTACAAATACATGGTCGCGGGCGTCCCCGTCCCGCTCCACCTCGTCCTCCCCATCTGGAAGAGCGTCGCTGCCTCCTCCTACGGCCCGCACCACTGCCCCTCGT TCATGGGGTACGGGAGCTTGTGCTTAGACTACAGGAATAGCATGGAGCCGGAGCCCGGGCGGTGCCGAAGAACCGACGGCAAGAAGTGGCGGTGCTCCCGGGATGTCGTCCCCGACCAGAAATACTGCGAGCGCCACATGCACCGCGGCCGCAACCGTTCAAGAAAGCCTGTGGAAGCAGGAGCTGGAgcagccgccgccgcctcgACGGCCACTGCCACTCCGGCCGCCACCACATTGCAAGTCGAAGCCAACAACAATGGTAGcaacaccaccaccaccaccaccacctatcTCTCCATTGCCATCCCATCTGGCGGTGGGCTCCATTTGATGCCCACCACCAactccagcagcagcagcagcggcGGCAGCAACAACGTGTCGCCTCCCAGGCTTGGCTTCTCACCCACCAGCGTCCTCCAGGGCGGCACCGCTTGCAAAGCCGGACCTTCTTGA